In Aliivibrio wodanis, a genomic segment contains:
- the nutA gene encoding 5'-nucleotidase, which yields MNISKSLLVLSVSLAMAGCGSDSNDSPTTCETADSCTKFTVLHTNDNHGRFWENSKGEYGMAARKTLIDQIRAEVKENGGESILLSGGDINTGVPESDMQDAVPDFVGMNLLGYDAMALGNHEFDNALDVLEMQSELADFPMLAANIYVKDTDGNVTEERLFEPYKVFTINGLKVAVIGLTTKDTAKLVNPDNVSTIHFADPQIEIEKVITEIKENENVDLIFATTHMGHYANGQHGSEAPGDVLLARSLEEGQLNAIIGGHSQNPVCMEGNEYADFNPGDACKPDQQNGTYIMQAHEWGKYVGRADFEFYDGKLHLAKYDLVPVNLKEKDENGDYQYIQSEIKPDATVKSILLPYQQEGQELLDVVISHTDDVLVGDRSVVRSEQTNLGHLLGHAYRTYNLVNADFGVMNSGGVRDSIQPGDVAYRDVLTVQPFGNFVTKATMTGQEVKEYLDVVATKTAGSGAYAQLDNISLTVDCDLSDVTIRDINGRGFDLQDTYTFSVISFSAAGGDDYPIIDVESTQITDASVLREFFVNNQQVTAADYAPTDGKLIYLSSGQEVKGCPAVQ from the coding sequence ATGAACATTTCTAAATCACTACTCGTACTTTCAGTCAGTTTAGCAATGGCTGGCTGTGGCTCAGATAGCAACGATTCTCCTACAACTTGTGAGACCGCTGATTCATGTACTAAGTTTACTGTTCTTCATACTAACGATAATCACGGCAGATTTTGGGAAAATAGTAAGGGCGAGTACGGCATGGCTGCTCGAAAAACACTTATTGACCAAATCCGTGCTGAAGTAAAAGAGAATGGTGGCGAATCTATTTTATTATCTGGTGGTGATATTAATACAGGTGTTCCAGAATCAGATATGCAGGATGCTGTGCCAGACTTTGTTGGTATGAATCTTTTAGGCTATGACGCAATGGCTCTTGGCAATCACGAATTCGATAATGCATTAGATGTACTTGAGATGCAATCCGAGCTAGCTGATTTCCCAATGCTTGCTGCAAATATTTATGTAAAAGATACAGATGGTAATGTAACTGAAGAGCGCCTATTTGAACCATATAAAGTATTTACGATTAATGGATTGAAAGTTGCAGTGATTGGCTTAACCACAAAAGACACTGCGAAACTGGTTAATCCTGACAATGTATCAACTATCCATTTTGCAGATCCTCAAATTGAAATTGAAAAAGTCATTACTGAAATCAAAGAAAATGAAAACGTTGATTTAATTTTTGCAACAACCCACATGGGTCATTATGCTAATGGACAACATGGTAGTGAAGCTCCCGGTGATGTGCTATTAGCTCGCTCTCTAGAAGAGGGGCAATTAAACGCAATTATTGGTGGACACTCTCAAAACCCTGTATGTATGGAAGGTAATGAATACGCAGACTTTAACCCTGGCGATGCGTGTAAACCTGATCAACAAAATGGAACTTATATCATGCAGGCACATGAGTGGGGCAAATACGTTGGTCGTGCAGATTTCGAATTCTATGATGGTAAACTTCATTTAGCAAAATACGATTTAGTACCCGTAAATCTTAAAGAAAAAGACGAAAATGGTGACTACCAATACATTCAATCAGAAATAAAACCAGACGCTACGGTTAAATCTATTCTTTTACCATACCAACAAGAAGGTCAAGAACTACTAGATGTGGTGATCTCACATACTGATGACGTCCTTGTTGGTGACCGTAGTGTCGTTCGTTCAGAGCAAACTAACCTTGGTCACCTTTTAGGTCATGCATATCGCACTTATAACCTTGTTAATGCCGACTTTGGTGTGATGAACTCAGGAGGTGTACGTGATTCGATTCAACCAGGTGATGTAGCTTATCGTGATGTGTTAACAGTGCAACCGTTTGGTAACTTTGTAACTAAAGCAACAATGACAGGTCAAGAAGTTAAAGAGTACCTGGATGTTGTCGCGACAAAAACTGCGGGTTCTGGTGCTTATGCTCAACTGGATAATATCAGTTTAACCGTTGATTGTGATCTAAGCGACGTGACTATTCGTGATATTAACGGTAGAGGATTTGATTTACAGGATACATATACTTTCTCTGTGATCAGTTTTAGTGCTGCGGGTGGCGATGACTATCCAATCATTGATGTTGAATCAACACAAATAACAGACGCATCAGTACTTAGAGAATTCTTTGTTAATAACCAGCAAGTAACAGCAGCTGATTACGCACCGACTGATGGTAAATTGATTTACCTCAGCAGTGGTCAAGAAGTAAAAGGCTGCCCTGCGGTTCAATAA
- a CDS encoding serine kinase, RIO1 family, with translation MKIPNRLLPLVEDGLIDEVLTQLMSGKEASVYIVRSGDNIQCAKVYKEIEQRSFKQAVAYREGRKVKNSRRARAMEKGSKFGRDEQEKVWQNAEIDALYKLSEADVRVPTPYGCFDGVLLMELVTNDEGSVAPRLNDITLTKEQALRDHDLMIQYVTRMLCVGIVHGDLSEFNVLVDHLGPVIIDLPQAVDASANNNAKWMLERDVNNMTTYYGQYAPELLGTEYAKEMWALYEIGELTPNTKLTGVFIDDGKDADVDGLMAEINAVMEEARLRKERQLEDQEQD, from the coding sequence ATGAAAATACCAAACAGATTACTACCACTAGTTGAAGATGGTTTAATAGATGAAGTTCTAACCCAATTAATGAGCGGTAAAGAAGCCTCGGTCTACATTGTTCGTAGTGGTGATAACATTCAGTGTGCCAAAGTTTACAAAGAGATTGAACAGCGCAGCTTTAAACAAGCTGTAGCGTATCGTGAAGGTCGAAAGGTAAAAAACAGCCGTCGTGCTCGTGCAATGGAAAAAGGCTCTAAATTTGGCCGTGACGAGCAAGAAAAGGTATGGCAAAACGCAGAGATTGATGCGCTATACAAGCTATCTGAAGCTGACGTTCGTGTACCGACGCCTTATGGCTGCTTTGATGGTGTTCTCTTAATGGAATTAGTGACAAACGATGAAGGCTCTGTAGCCCCTCGTTTAAATGACATCACCTTAACAAAAGAACAAGCATTACGTGATCATGATTTAATGATTCAATACGTAACTCGTATGTTATGTGTAGGTATCGTGCATGGCGATTTATCTGAATTTAATGTATTAGTTGATCATCTAGGCCCTGTTATCATCGATTTACCTCAAGCTGTCGATGCCTCTGCAAACAACAATGCAAAATGGATGCTTGAGCGTGATGTGAACAACATGACGACTTACTATGGTCAATACGCACCTGAATTACTTGGCACCGAATACGCTAAAGAAATGTGGGCGCTGTATGAAATAGGCGAACTGACACCAAATACCAAACTTACTGGTGTATTTATTGATGATGGAAAAGATGCTGACGTTGATGGCTTAATGGCGGAAATTAATGCAGTAATGGAAGAGGCGCGCTTACGTAAAGAGCGCCAACTTGAAGACCAAGAACAAGATTAA
- a CDS encoding membrane protein, protein MKLEPNFSNQAIDAFIKISALAVLVLWCLSILKPFLLLMVWGGIIATALYPIVEFFHKKTSLSESKISIALSMIGVLLLLVPLVALSTGIYTSGTELFLGYQDGTIAIPKPKASMQEWPIIGSEAYSFMSQASSNLESLLFKYSAEVRTIATKAASLVGSLGGGFIQFIVSTIIAGIFMSHAAKCEQACILVSNRLTGAHGEALTKLSTKTIRSVVLGVIGVAVIQTTLAGLGMAVIGIPAPALGPLIFLVLVFAIIQLPPIFVLLPVIFYVFSVDTTTPAVLFSIWCVLVSSSDAFLKPILLSRGSHIPMIVILLGALGGMAMSGIVGLFVGAVILSLTYQLFTVWLNNEAEESSDSIEN, encoded by the coding sequence ATGAAGTTAGAACCTAATTTTTCGAACCAGGCAATCGATGCGTTTATCAAAATCAGTGCGCTTGCTGTATTGGTCTTATGGTGCTTGTCGATTTTAAAACCATTCTTATTGCTTATGGTGTGGGGTGGCATTATTGCGACCGCCTTGTATCCAATAGTGGAATTTTTTCATAAAAAAACTTCGCTGAGTGAAAGTAAGATAAGTATCGCCTTAAGTATGATTGGTGTTCTACTGCTATTGGTTCCATTGGTGGCATTGTCTACGGGAATTTACACTAGTGGTACTGAACTATTTTTAGGTTACCAAGATGGAACAATAGCGATCCCTAAACCAAAAGCCAGTATGCAAGAGTGGCCAATAATTGGAAGTGAAGCCTATTCTTTTATGTCACAGGCTTCCTCTAATCTTGAAAGTTTGCTTTTTAAATACAGTGCAGAGGTGCGAACAATTGCAACGAAAGCTGCTTCACTTGTTGGTTCTTTAGGTGGTGGTTTTATTCAGTTTATTGTATCAACTATTATTGCTGGTATTTTTATGTCTCATGCTGCTAAGTGTGAACAAGCCTGTATTTTAGTTTCAAATCGGTTAACGGGAGCTCATGGTGAAGCATTAACTAAGTTGTCGACGAAAACGATAAGAAGTGTAGTTTTAGGTGTTATAGGGGTTGCTGTAATACAAACTACGTTAGCAGGGTTGGGAATGGCTGTAATTGGTATTCCTGCTCCAGCTTTGGGGCCATTGATTTTTTTAGTGCTTGTTTTTGCGATTATTCAATTGCCTCCAATTTTTGTACTGTTACCCGTCATTTTTTATGTTTTCAGTGTTGATACCACAACTCCTGCGGTTTTATTTTCTATTTGGTGTGTCTTAGTGAGTAGTAGTGATGCCTTTTTAAAGCCAATATTATTAAGCCGAGGTTCTCATATACCAATGATTGTTATCTTACTTGGTGCGTTAGGCGGTATGGCGATGTCCGGCATTGTTGGTTTGTTTGTAGGGGCTGTAATATTGAGTTTAACCTATCAATTATTCACGGTATGGTTGAATAATGAGGCAGAAGAAAGTTCAGATTCTATTGAAAATTAA
- a CDS encoding inner membrane protein — MSLNTSYKYTIAGCTAILLWSMIVGLLRNVTEQLGPIGGAAMIYSVGSLFLVIVMGLPKLRIFSLRYLLIGGVLFISYEMCLSLALGMANSRNQAIEMSIINYLWPSLTVLFSVLASNKPVNKIIYPSILLSFFGVAWTLSGDSGLSITQLLNNAESNPVSYSLALIGAFLWAIYCNITKKLANGKNAITWFFIGTAIALWCKYTISNESAIVMTSNATIDLLLAGIIMGSGYALWNIGIIGGNMVLLATFSYFTPVLSTFFSAWILDIELTNQFWQGVMMVTIASLLCWWFTKENVDVK, encoded by the coding sequence ATGTCATTGAATACGTCATATAAATACACCATCGCAGGTTGTACTGCCATTTTATTGTGGAGCATGATTGTTGGTTTGCTTCGTAATGTGACTGAGCAATTAGGGCCTATTGGTGGTGCTGCAATGATCTATAGTGTTGGATCACTATTTTTGGTCATTGTTATGGGATTGCCCAAGTTACGAATTTTTTCTTTACGTTATTTACTGATTGGCGGCGTTTTATTTATCAGTTATGAAATGTGTTTATCATTAGCTCTTGGTATGGCAAATAGCCGAAATCAAGCGATAGAAATGAGTATTATTAATTATTTATGGCCTTCATTAACGGTATTATTTTCAGTACTTGCAAGTAATAAACCAGTAAACAAAATTATCTATCCTTCCATTTTATTATCATTTTTTGGTGTTGCTTGGACTTTAAGTGGAGACAGTGGATTATCTATCACACAACTTTTAAATAACGCAGAAAGTAATCCAGTTAGTTACTCTTTAGCATTAATTGGTGCATTTTTGTGGGCAATTTATTGTAATATAACCAAAAAACTTGCCAATGGTAAAAATGCCATTACTTGGTTTTTTATCGGAACCGCTATAGCACTTTGGTGCAAATATACAATAAGTAATGAAAGCGCAATCGTGATGACAAGTAATGCGACTATTGATCTACTTTTAGCTGGTATTATTATGGGAAGCGGTTATGCGTTATGGAATATAGGTATTATTGGTGGGAACATGGTATTACTAGCGACATTTTCATATTTCACACCAGTATTATCTACATTTTTTTCGGCTTGGATTTTAGACATTGAATTAACAAACCAATTTTGGCAAGGGGTTATGATGGTGACAATAGCATCACTATTGTGTTGGTGGTTTACCAAAGAAAACGTTGATGTTAAATAG
- a CDS encoding transposase, IS110 family, producing MGHQYKQLTLSERYQIEAWNTHSISAREIGQKLKRSNGSISRELRRCPVGSYSAEQAHKHAFQKRTLSIKHTKCGQKNKKIIQIYLQLGWSPEQISGRMHKEKIENTICCSTIYNVVKREHWQRMLARKGKKYKQRKGVEAGARLIPNRADISLRPAIVDDNSEIGHWEGDTVYGQDGYLVTMVERVSKLLVTCKVRSKSKKAVTRGINRMMKPFKELCKTITFDNGGEFAGHAKIAKHLNCDIYFAKPYHSWQRGLNENTNGLLRRFFPKGMAIGELAAKEVKQAEFLINSRPRKALNFLSPSEFLSGKRVSVIVTI from the coding sequence ATGGGACACCAATATAAGCAACTGACACTAAGTGAAAGATACCAGATTGAAGCTTGGAATACACATAGTATTTCTGCTCGGGAAATAGGACAAAAATTAAAACGGAGCAATGGCTCCATTTCAAGGGAATTACGACGCTGTCCTGTTGGAAGTTATTCTGCCGAGCAAGCGCATAAACATGCTTTTCAAAAAAGAACACTTTCAATTAAGCACACAAAGTGTGGCCAAAAGAATAAGAAAATAATTCAAATATACCTACAACTTGGTTGGAGCCCAGAGCAAATATCTGGACGAATGCATAAAGAAAAAATAGAAAATACAATATGTTGCAGTACTATTTACAATGTAGTTAAAAGAGAGCATTGGCAAAGAATGCTTGCTCGAAAAGGTAAAAAATACAAACAGCGTAAAGGTGTAGAAGCTGGAGCAAGACTAATTCCCAACCGCGCTGATATCTCTCTCCGGCCTGCTATTGTTGACGATAACTCAGAAATTGGCCACTGGGAAGGTGATACTGTTTATGGTCAAGATGGGTATTTAGTCACTATGGTAGAGCGAGTATCTAAGCTATTAGTTACTTGCAAAGTACGTAGCAAGTCTAAAAAAGCAGTCACTCGTGGGATAAATCGCATGATGAAGCCCTTTAAAGAACTTTGCAAAACAATCACATTTGATAATGGCGGAGAGTTTGCGGGTCATGCTAAGATAGCTAAGCATCTGAACTGTGACATTTATTTTGCTAAACCTTACCATTCCTGGCAACGAGGTTTGAATGAAAATACCAATGGTTTACTAAGGCGTTTTTTCCCAAAGGGAATGGCCATTGGAGAACTTGCTGCAAAAGAGGTTAAACAGGCAGAGTTTTTGATTAATTCGAGACCTAGAAAGGCATTAAATTTTCTGAGTCCGAGTGAGTTTTTAAGCGGTAAGCGTGTGTCGGTTATTGTTACGATCTAG
- a CDS encoding methyl-accepting chemotaxis protein — translation MVEALSFNASLERLDIEVEQRLESTTASYNQYVTDWILSKERALTSLSKDTNKNAIVTHLEQVRDSAKFDNVFLAYPNGSQANANGVTLPPGNDDPRKWGWYTNAVAAPSKVFMDNPTVAAATGANVVSLGKAINLHGQQVVLGADVEITDILNSMEKVIIPGEGFMFIANDQGNVFTHPNTELLNKSVSTLGLSYSTIQQAANRNSDISIELDGEKYILYAQKIDGTSLTTVSVINYDSLVAPLFDAVSGQILVTALVVIICTFLFNLLCNILFRPLNNVSQALAQIANGSGDLTQRIYVENKDEVGELADNFNTFVESLQLLIQHIRLQSQQLTEGSEQSTNRANNSVKELNLQQQEITMVATAVTEMASATREIASHAEQTAEAAQNSSSSTEKGHSLVVDTKASINSLANEVNEASAVISELQQHSQEINTVLATIQGIAEQTNLLALNAAIEAARAGEQGRGFAVVADEVRVLSQRTHTSTEEIKSTIDTLQQTTSRAVNLMQSSSELANNSVGDADRATLALEEISSSVTLISDMATQIATAAEEQTHVTGEITQNITSIKDVTDLLVIDSTDSLAQSHSLKEQAVNLSEKVATFKLS, via the coding sequence TTGGTTGAAGCTCTATCTTTTAATGCTTCGTTAGAACGATTAGATATTGAAGTAGAGCAACGCTTAGAAAGCACCACAGCTTCGTACAATCAATATGTTACAGATTGGATATTATCGAAAGAACGAGCTCTTACTTCTTTATCTAAGGATACCAATAAAAATGCAATTGTAACCCATTTAGAACAAGTTCGTGATTCTGCTAAATTTGATAATGTCTTCCTTGCTTATCCAAATGGATCTCAAGCTAATGCAAATGGTGTAACTCTCCCACCAGGTAATGATGACCCTAGAAAATGGGGCTGGTACACAAACGCAGTTGCTGCTCCTTCAAAAGTATTCATGGACAACCCAACGGTTGCCGCAGCGACAGGTGCTAATGTCGTATCACTCGGTAAAGCGATAAATTTACATGGACAACAAGTGGTATTAGGTGCAGATGTTGAAATCACCGATATTTTAAATAGTATGGAAAAAGTGATTATTCCTGGTGAAGGCTTTATGTTTATTGCCAATGACCAGGGTAATGTTTTCACTCATCCAAATACAGAACTTCTCAATAAATCAGTTTCAACATTAGGGCTAAGCTACTCAACAATTCAACAGGCTGCGAATCGTAATTCTGATATCTCTATTGAACTAGATGGTGAGAAATATATTCTTTATGCTCAAAAAATTGATGGCACAAGTTTGACTACCGTTAGTGTAATTAATTATGACTCTTTAGTTGCACCTCTATTTGATGCGGTATCTGGTCAAATCTTAGTCACAGCTCTTGTCGTAATAATATGTACTTTCTTATTCAATTTATTATGTAATATTTTATTCCGTCCACTAAATAACGTTTCTCAAGCTTTAGCTCAAATCGCTAATGGTAGCGGTGATTTAACACAGCGTATTTATGTAGAAAATAAAGATGAAGTGGGCGAACTGGCAGATAATTTCAATACCTTCGTTGAAAGTTTACAGCTACTTATTCAACATATTCGTTTGCAATCACAGCAGCTTACTGAAGGCTCAGAGCAAAGTACAAACCGTGCAAATAACTCAGTGAAAGAGCTAAATTTACAACAGCAAGAAATTACAATGGTGGCAACTGCTGTTACTGAAATGGCATCTGCAACCCGTGAGATCGCTTCTCATGCTGAACAAACTGCAGAGGCAGCGCAAAATTCTTCAAGCAGCACTGAAAAGGGACACTCTTTGGTTGTAGACACAAAAGCATCAATTAACAGCCTAGCAAATGAAGTAAATGAAGCAAGCGCAGTAATTAGTGAGCTTCAGCAACATTCTCAAGAAATCAATACGGTGCTGGCAACAATTCAAGGCATTGCTGAACAAACTAATCTTTTAGCATTAAATGCAGCAATTGAAGCAGCACGTGCAGGAGAGCAAGGTCGTGGCTTTGCTGTTGTTGCCGATGAAGTGCGTGTTTTATCTCAACGCACTCATACCTCAACAGAAGAAATAAAATCAACGATTGATACTCTACAACAAACCACAAGCCGCGCAGTAAACTTGATGCAAAGCAGCTCTGAGTTAGCCAATAACTCAGTAGGAGATGCTGATCGTGCAACCTTAGCGCTAGAAGAGATAAGCTCATCAGTAACACTAATCAGCGATATGGCCACCCAAATAGCAACAGCGGCAGAGGAGCAAACTCACGTTACTGGTGAAATCACTCAAAATATAACATCTATTAAAGATGTGACAGATCTACTTGTTATCGATTCAACAGACAGTTTAGCTCAATCTCATTCACTCAAAGAACAAGCGGTTAATTTAAGTGAAAAAGTAGCTACATTTAAACTTTCATAG
- a CDS encoding HTH-type transcriptional regulator, LysR family, which translates to MLNPLWLNTFCTLVDIGHFTHTAEKLFMTQPGVSQHIKKLELACGYDLLKREGKSVELTEQGRLVYNYAYQQQRDAATLVEALSFDDPYKGLCKFACSGALALSLYPEFINLQKIHPDLVTHIEVAPNSKILDEIQRGQIDIGIVTHQPTPNLFRSEEISKEPLCLVLPKHHKNTVITWDALLALGLIKHPDAEHYLSLYFDLCQDVALEKGNVNEIPVTSYINQLSQILLPIAQGIGFTVLPQSAIDAFPYKQDLHIHQPTTPVLESLFLVQKRNRDLPKRYQTLIQKLKETLR; encoded by the coding sequence ATGCTTAATCCTCTTTGGCTCAATACCTTTTGTACTTTGGTTGATATTGGCCATTTTACTCACACGGCAGAAAAACTCTTTATGACTCAGCCTGGTGTTAGTCAGCACATTAAGAAGCTAGAACTGGCGTGTGGCTATGATCTGTTAAAACGAGAGGGGAAAAGCGTCGAGCTCACCGAGCAAGGTCGCCTAGTATACAATTATGCATACCAGCAGCAACGCGATGCAGCCACCCTAGTTGAAGCATTAAGTTTTGATGACCCATATAAAGGATTGTGTAAGTTTGCTTGCTCAGGGGCGTTAGCATTATCTCTGTACCCAGAATTCATCAACCTACAAAAGATCCACCCTGATTTAGTGACTCATATTGAGGTTGCCCCAAACAGTAAAATATTAGATGAGATACAACGCGGACAAATTGATATTGGGATCGTAACTCATCAGCCAACGCCAAACCTATTTCGTAGTGAAGAAATTAGTAAAGAGCCACTCTGCTTAGTATTACCCAAGCATCATAAAAACACTGTCATAACTTGGGATGCCTTACTGGCATTAGGATTAATAAAACACCCCGATGCAGAGCATTATCTGTCACTTTATTTTGATCTTTGCCAAGATGTAGCCCTAGAAAAAGGCAATGTGAATGAAATTCCAGTAACCAGTTACATTAATCAATTAAGCCAAATTCTATTGCCTATTGCTCAAGGGATTGGCTTTACGGTTCTTCCACAAAGTGCGATTGATGCCTTTCCTTACAAGCAGGATCTACATATACATCAACCAACAACTCCGGTTTTAGAGAGCTTATTTTTAGTACAAAAGAGAAATAGAGATTTACCGAAGAGATACCAAACTCTGATTCAAAAGCTTAAAGAAACACTGAGATAA
- a CDS encoding HTH-type transcriptional regulator, LysR family, with amino-acid sequence MLDLIRVFDQVVESGSFSQAGHALHMAPSSVARNIDNLENKVQTTLFKRSTRQLILTEEGLYFHQQSIKLLQESDKLLSEMKGHNEEPEGMLRISVFESFGNLVLASLIPEFLSLYPKVQIELELDNNLVDLNSENIDIAIRIGTPQDSRLKARKLMENNTSLVVSSDYLASHETIEKPDDLIHHNCLLITHERQRNHWYFKKGNTSKKVTVSGNLISKGGSPLLNAALKGTGVLLLSDWMTADYIESGALIPVLPKWTVTHGENGSGEIFAIYKSAQYPKPYIRAFLDFIIEKVKEN; translated from the coding sequence ATGTTAGATTTAATTCGAGTATTTGATCAGGTGGTAGAGTCTGGTAGTTTTTCTCAAGCCGGCCATGCGTTACATATGGCGCCATCATCGGTTGCGAGAAACATCGATAACCTTGAAAATAAGGTGCAGACGACATTATTTAAACGAAGTACACGCCAGTTAATTTTGACTGAAGAGGGGCTTTATTTTCACCAACAATCAATTAAGTTGCTGCAAGAGAGTGATAAGTTATTGAGTGAAATGAAGGGGCATAATGAAGAGCCAGAAGGTATGTTACGTATCTCTGTCTTTGAAAGCTTTGGTAATTTAGTTCTCGCTTCTTTAATTCCTGAGTTTTTATCTTTATATCCAAAAGTACAGATAGAGTTAGAACTAGATAACAACTTGGTGGATCTTAATAGTGAAAATATCGATATAGCGATACGTATTGGCACCCCTCAAGATAGCCGTTTGAAAGCACGTAAGTTAATGGAAAATAACACATCTTTAGTGGTTTCCTCTGATTACCTAGCGAGTCATGAGACAATTGAGAAGCCAGATGATTTGATTCATCATAATTGCTTACTTATTACTCATGAAAGGCAGAGAAACCACTGGTATTTTAAAAAAGGAAATACATCGAAAAAGGTCACAGTCTCGGGGAATCTAATCTCAAAAGGAGGTTCGCCACTATTGAACGCAGCACTAAAAGGGACTGGGGTACTGCTGCTCTCTGATTGGATGACGGCGGATTACATTGAAAGTGGTGCATTAATTCCAGTATTGCCTAAGTGGACAGTGACTCATGGTGAAAATGGCAGTGGTGAGATTTTTGCGATTTACAAAAGCGCTCAATATCCTAAGCCATATATTCGTGCTTTTTTGGATTTCATCATTGAGAAAGTGAAAGAAAACTAA
- a CDS encoding putative carboxymuconolactone decarboxylase — protein sequence MTTRIDIAKIQPKALNAMLSIESYLAGVTLSAELKELIKIRASMINKCAYCIQMHVPEAEKTGIEAQKLFALAAWKESPLFNATERAVLALTDDMTLIALDGVSDTVYQEALEVLGEEQLAQAMMQVIMINAWNRFALATQMTH from the coding sequence ATGACTACACGTATTGATATTGCAAAAATCCAACCAAAAGCTTTAAATGCAATGCTTTCTATTGAATCTTACCTAGCTGGCGTGACGTTATCTGCTGAATTAAAAGAGCTAATTAAGATCCGCGCTTCAATGATCAATAAGTGTGCTTACTGCATTCAAATGCATGTGCCAGAAGCAGAAAAAACAGGTATAGAAGCACAAAAACTGTTTGCTCTAGCAGCATGGAAAGAGTCACCACTATTCAACGCAACAGAACGTGCTGTATTAGCATTAACAGATGACATGACACTAATCGCTCTTGATGGTGTTTCAGATACAGTCTATCAAGAAGCTTTAGAGGTTCTGGGTGAAGAACAACTAGCACAAGCAATGATGCAAGTAATCATGATTAATGCTTGGAATCGCTTTGCATTAGCAACACAAATGACGCACTAA
- a CDS encoding putative uncharacterized flavodoxin, which translates to MKRILVLLAHPLIESSTINRTLVEALSKHEQVTTHNLYQTYPDFQIDAEKEKELLLCHDIIVFVFPIYWYSSPSLLKEWQDCVLEYGFAYGSKGNKLHGKTLLCMTSTGSSLSAYQPDDSQESILKTLLMPIEKMAQDTGLNYLEPITLYGSRTAVEEGRLAPHVTHCMDKINALLSEE; encoded by the coding sequence ATGAAACGTATTTTAGTCTTACTTGCCCACCCTTTAATTGAAAGCTCTACGATTAACCGCACGCTGGTAGAAGCATTATCTAAGCATGAACAAGTGACTACACATAACTTGTACCAAACCTACCCAGATTTCCAGATTGATGCAGAGAAAGAGAAAGAGTTGCTGCTTTGTCATGACATTATCGTGTTTGTATTCCCGATCTATTGGTACTCTAGTCCGTCTTTATTAAAAGAGTGGCAAGATTGCGTTTTAGAATATGGGTTTGCTTATGGTTCTAAAGGCAATAAACTTCACGGTAAAACGTTATTATGCATGACAAGTACAGGCAGCTCGCTTTCAGCTTATCAACCAGATGATAGCCAAGAGTCAATCCTGAAAACCTTATTAATGCCTATTGAGAAAATGGCTCAAGATACTGGATTAAATTATCTCGAGCCAATTACTCTATATGGTTCAAGAACAGCAGTAGAAGAAGGTCGATTAGCCCCTCACGTTACTCATTGTATGGATAAAATAAATGCGTTGTTGTCTGAAGAATAA